The following are encoded in a window of Arvicanthis niloticus isolate mArvNil1 chromosome 1, mArvNil1.pat.X, whole genome shotgun sequence genomic DNA:
- the LOC117703503 gene encoding CD177 antigen-like, whose amino-acid sequence MGACCIQYVLLLSLLGFFPCSDTLTCQEGSMIRMGNDLMKKAVLWREKKTMITMGEEMCQEVFLLINVGEKSVIIGSKGASTVRHRNVRNITVFSRGPGIMIINFYHVCDFDLCNTVNSSRVLLDSLPRVAPPVPGNAQCRVCLNFKGACNHKSKLVFCPRGTRCYNTELVLQGGGISAVISISGCLFYPQKLLFKNQSSIGTISIKETRLPSKTINLFSHVLVPGTLPAWMLGLRALLSPLCAGICPLC is encoded by the exons ATGGGAGCCTGCTGCATCCAGTAtgtcctgctcctctctctgctggGCTTCTTCCCCTGCTCAG ATACTCTGACCTGTCAGGAGGGATCCATGATACGCATGGGTAATGATCTCATGAAGAAAGCAGTtttatggagagaaaagaagaccatGATAACTATGGGTGAAGAGATGTGTCAGGAGGTATTTCTGCTCATAAATGTAG GTGAAAAATCTGTCATAATAGGAAGCAAAGGTGCCAGCACAGTGAGGCATAGGAATGTCAGAAACATCACAGTGTTTTCTCGTGGACctgggataatgattatcaatttttACCACGTATGTGACTTTGACCTGTGCAACACAGTTAACAGCAGCAGAGTCCTTCTTGACTCCCTCCCTCGTGTAG cCCCTCCTGTGCCAGGAAATGCCCAGTGTCGTGTCTGCTTGAATTTTAAGGGTGCTTGTAACCACAAGTCCAAGCTTGTCTTCTGTCCTAGAGGCACTCGTTGTTATAATACTGAATTGGTACTCCAAGGAG GTGGCATCAGTGCAGTCATTAGCATTTCTGGATGTCTATTCTATCCTCAAAAACTCTTATTCAAAAATCAAAGTTCAATTGGGACGATCTCCATAAAAGAAACCCGTCTTCCATCAAAGACCATCAATTTGTTCTCACATGTACTTGTCCCGGGCACCCTCCCAGCCTGGATGTTAGGGCTCAGGGCTCTTCTCAGCCCTTTGTGTGCAGGGATTTGTCCTCTCTGCTGA